Proteins from a single region of Methanotorris igneus Kol 5:
- a CDS encoding cation-translocating P-type ATPase: protein MNLGLSNQEVEKRIEKYGYNELKEKKKVTWIKILLGQFANILVWILFAASVISAFIGEMLNFWVIIFILFFIIILGFIQEYKAEKAMESLKKIVQPTAKVIREGKIRKILSKEIVPGDLLILEIGDKIPADAKVIEAINLKVDEAILTGESKAIKKKKGALIFAGTQIVHGKCKALVVATGMQTKLGRIAGMIQEVEEKTPLQTKITKLGKILALIALIACIIIFIFGVFKGVPIAEILMVALALAVAAVPEGLPLALTLTLSLGMHRMAKQNAIIRKLLAVETLGSVTVICADKTGTITKNEMTVGRIFVDDKIFDVTGVGYEPKGKFFNNGREIDAHNEENLILLLKSIALCNNAILEEKGGEWDIIGDPTEGALIVVATKANLWKEDLEKEYPRVGEVIFTSERKMMTTIHKKGDEFLIFSKGAPEVILKKCKFIKKKDKIEELDGDEKARILKINKDFARSAFRVLGVAYKKASEITPKNIEEDLIFLGLVAMIDPPREGVKEAIEACKKGGIKVIMVTGDNEETAKAIAKKIGLFEENKKIKTKIKNEKLKKFLEDGVVTGSELNKLNNDELESIVEDIIVYARVVPEQKLRIVNALKKKGHIVAMTGDGVNDAPALKNADIGIAMGVKGTDVAREASDMILQDDNFTTIVEAIKNGRAIYENIEKFTCYLISRNFTEVILISLGIILLGFEFLPLLPLQILFINTFDEEMPAIALGLDPARKEIMNKPPRKVGQGILTKRNSFLVLSLALFMATVAFLVFVISNPTISIEKARTMVFATIVGMVIFNTFNFRSLDESIFKIGIFANKLLILAVVVIALTTLCVIYFPFLQRIFEFTPLNLKEWIICLTGAFSAFVFMEVIKLFMRNKN, encoded by the coding sequence ATGAATTTGGGTTTATCAAATCAGGAAGTAGAAAAAAGAATAGAGAAATATGGTTATAATGAACTTAAAGAAAAGAAAAAAGTTACATGGATTAAAATTTTATTAGGGCAATTTGCCAATATATTAGTTTGGATTCTCTTTGCGGCATCTGTTATATCCGCTTTTATTGGTGAGATGCTTAATTTTTGGGTTATTATTTTTATTCTATTTTTTATTATAATTTTAGGTTTTATTCAAGAGTATAAAGCAGAAAAAGCCATGGAATCATTGAAAAAAATCGTTCAGCCAACAGCCAAAGTTATAAGGGAAGGTAAGATAAGAAAAATACTTAGTAAGGAAATTGTCCCAGGAGATTTGCTAATTTTAGAAATAGGGGACAAAATCCCTGCAGACGCAAAAGTTATTGAGGCAATTAATTTAAAGGTTGATGAGGCGATTTTAACTGGTGAGAGTAAAGCCATAAAAAAGAAAAAGGGAGCTTTAATTTTTGCAGGAACACAAATTGTCCACGGGAAATGTAAAGCCCTTGTTGTAGCAACAGGTATGCAGACAAAATTAGGAAGAATTGCAGGAATGATTCAAGAAGTGGAAGAAAAAACTCCTTTACAAACAAAAATAACAAAGTTAGGGAAGATATTGGCATTAATTGCTTTAATTGCTTGCATAATTATATTTATTTTTGGGGTTTTTAAGGGAGTTCCAATAGCGGAGATATTGATGGTTGCCTTAGCATTGGCAGTTGCTGCCGTTCCTGAGGGATTGCCGTTGGCTTTAACTTTAACATTATCCCTTGGCATGCATCGCATGGCAAAACAAAACGCCATAATAAGAAAATTGCTTGCAGTTGAAACTCTTGGCTCAGTAACAGTAATCTGCGCGGACAAAACAGGAACAATAACAAAAAATGAGATGACAGTTGGGAGGATTTTTGTTGATGACAAAATTTTCGATGTAACTGGAGTAGGCTATGAGCCAAAGGGGAAGTTTTTTAATAATGGTAGGGAAATTGATGCACATAATGAAGAAAATTTAATTTTGTTATTAAAATCAATAGCTTTGTGCAACAATGCTATTCTTGAGGAAAAGGGGGGCGAATGGGACATTATTGGAGACCCGACAGAAGGGGCATTAATTGTTGTAGCAACAAAGGCAAATTTGTGGAAAGAGGATTTAGAGAAAGAATATCCAAGAGTGGGAGAGGTTATCTTTACATCTGAAAGAAAAATGATGACCACCATACATAAAAAAGGGGATGAGTTTTTAATTTTCTCAAAAGGGGCTCCAGAGGTTATTTTGAAAAAATGCAAATTCATAAAGAAAAAAGATAAGATAGAGGAACTTGATGGAGATGAAAAGGCAAGAATACTAAAAATAAATAAAGATTTTGCACGTTCTGCTTTTCGTGTCCTTGGTGTTGCATATAAAAAGGCATCTGAAATAACGCCCAAAAATATTGAAGAGGATTTGATTTTTTTAGGTTTAGTTGCTATGATAGACCCACCAAGGGAGGGAGTAAAGGAGGCAATAGAGGCATGTAAAAAAGGTGGGATAAAAGTTATTATGGTTACTGGGGATAATGAGGAGACAGCAAAGGCAATAGCAAAGAAAATTGGATTATTTGAGGAAAATAAAAAAATAAAAACGAAAATAAAGAATGAAAAACTTAAAAAATTTTTAGAGGATGGTGTTGTAACTGGAAGTGAATTAAACAAGTTGAATAACGATGAACTTGAGAGTATTGTTGAAGATATTATTGTGTATGCAAGAGTAGTTCCAGAGCAAAAGTTGAGGATTGTTAATGCATTAAAAAAGAAAGGGCATATAGTGGCAATGACTGGGGATGGGGTTAATGATGCCCCTGCATTAAAAAATGCGGATATTGGCATAGCGATGGGAGTTAAGGGGACTGATGTGGCGAGGGAAGCAAGTGATATGATTTTGCAGGATGATAACTTTACCACCATAGTTGAGGCAATTAAAAATGGTAGGGCAATATATGAAAATATAGAAAAATTCACCTGCTACTTAATCTCAAGGAACTTTACAGAGGTAATTCTCATAAGTTTGGGGATAATCTTGCTTGGATTTGAATTCTTGCCACTATTGCCATTGCAAATTTTGTTTATAAATACATTTGATGAGGAGATGCCTGCAATAGCATTAGGTTTGGACCCTGCAAGGAAAGAAATTATGAACAAACCTCCAAGAAAAGTAGGGCAGGGAATATTAACTAAAAGAAATTCTTTTTTAGTTCTTAGTTTGGCATTATTTATGGCAACAGTGGCTTTTTTGGTGTTTGTTATTTCAAACCCAACAATTAGCATAGAGAAAGCGAGGACTATGGTTTTTGCTACCATAGTGGGCATGGTAATATTTAATACATTCAACTTCAGATCGTTAGATGAATCAATATTCAAAATTGGTATTTTTGCAAATAAATTGCTAATATTGGCAGTGGTTGTTATTGCTCTAACAACTTTATGCGTTATATATTTCCCATTTTTGCAGAGGATTTTTGAATTTACACCTCTCAATTTAAAAGAATGGATTATTTGTTTGACAGGAGCGTTTTCAGCGTTTGTGTTTATGGAGGTAATAAAATTATTCATGAGAAATAAAAATTAA
- the hypB gene encoding hydrogenase nickel incorporation protein HypB produces the protein MHLVGVLSIGKDIIKANKKLADKNRKKLNEHGVVAFDFMGAIGSGKTALIEYLIDKLKDKYKIACIAGDVIAKFDAERMERHGVKVIPLNTGKECHLDAHLVSHALQDLNLDEIDVLFIENVGNLICPADFDLGTHKRIIVVSVTEGDDTVEKHPLIFKTADLAIINKVDLADAVGADAEKMKEDAKKINGDLEVILTSLKTGEGLDKVVDFIESAIKEVKENK, from the coding sequence ATGCATCTTGTTGGTGTTTTGAGTATAGGGAAAGATATTATAAAAGCAAATAAAAAGTTGGCAGATAAGAATAGGAAAAAATTAAATGAACATGGTGTTGTAGCATTTGACTTTATGGGAGCAATTGGTAGTGGAAAAACAGCCCTTATAGAGTATTTAATTGATAAATTAAAAGATAAATACAAAATTGCTTGCATTGCTGGAGATGTTATAGCAAAATTTGATGCTGAAAGAATGGAGAGGCATGGAGTTAAAGTTATTCCTCTTAACACTGGAAAAGAATGCCACTTAGATGCTCATTTGGTAAGTCATGCCCTCCAAGATTTGAATTTGGATGAAATAGACGTTTTGTTTATTGAAAATGTTGGTAATTTAATCTGCCCAGCGGATTTTGATTTGGGAACACATAAGAGGATTATCGTTGTTAGTGTAACAGAGGGGGATGATACTGTCGAAAAACACCCACTTATTTTCAAAACCGCTGACTTAGCAATCATTAATAAGGTAGATTTGGCTGATGCTGTTGGGGCAGATGCAGAGAAAATGAAAGAAGACGCCAAAAAAATAAATGGGGACTTAGAGGTTATATTAACATCTTTAAAAACTGGAGAAGGTTTAGATAAGGTTGTTGATTTTATAGAAAGTGCAATAAAAGAGGTCAAAGAAAATAAATAA
- the selD gene encoding selenide, water dikinase SelD codes for MEEKKVRLTEMVKLHGUACKLPSTDLENLVKGIVSNEEITKSKDIIVGLGDDAAVVKRNGLVIAKTVDVFTPIVDDPYLQGKIAACNSTSDIYAMGLLDIVGVLVILGIPENLPIDAAKEMLRGFQDFCRENDTSIIGGHTIMNPWPLIGGAVTGVGREEDVLTNAGAKVGDTLILTKPLGTQTAMALSRVPKEFKDMLGVSEEEEEYIINKAIELMTTSNRTALVSLRNAEKKVGEKIANALTDITGFGILGHANEVARNSRVIIEINKLPTIKKTPELSRMFGHPLLEGCGAETAGGLLISVKEEYKEELIDELTKNGCYAFEVGKVIAKDREGKACLKNPEIVEI; via the coding sequence ATGGAAGAGAAAAAAGTAAGATTAACTGAGATGGTAAAACTTCATGGTTGAGCATGCAAACTTCCCAGCACCGATTTAGAAAACCTTGTAAAAGGAATAGTAAGCAATGAAGAGATAACAAAATCAAAAGATATCATTGTCGGCTTGGGTGATGACGCAGCAGTGGTTAAAAGGAACGGCTTAGTTATAGCAAAGACCGTTGATGTCTTTACACCAATCGTTGATGACCCCTATCTGCAGGGAAAAATAGCAGCGTGCAATTCAACAAGCGACATCTACGCAATGGGACTTTTAGATATTGTTGGTGTTTTGGTAATTTTAGGAATTCCAGAGAATTTACCAATAGATGCTGCAAAAGAAATGCTAAGAGGATTTCAGGACTTTTGCAGGGAAAATGACACTTCAATAATCGGTGGGCACACAATAATGAATCCATGGCCATTAATAGGAGGGGCAGTGACTGGTGTAGGGAGAGAAGAGGATGTTTTAACAAATGCAGGGGCAAAAGTGGGAGACACATTAATATTAACAAAACCATTAGGTACACAAACGGCAATGGCATTATCAAGGGTTCCAAAGGAATTCAAGGACATGCTCGGTGTAAGTGAGGAGGAAGAAGAATACATCATAAACAAGGCAATAGAACTAATGACAACATCAAACAGAACTGCTCTGGTATCTTTAAGAAATGCTGAGAAGAAGGTGGGGGAAAAGATTGCAAATGCTTTAACAGACATCACTGGCTTTGGTATTTTGGGGCATGCAAATGAAGTTGCAAGGAACAGCAGGGTTATAATTGAGATAAATAAACTTCCAACAATCAAAAAAACACCAGAGCTTAGCAGAATGTTTGGCCATCCATTATTGGAAGGTTGTGGAGCAGAAACGGCAGGAGGACTACTAATTTCAGTAAAAGAGGAATATAAGGAGGAACTCATTGATGAACTAACAAAAAATGGATGCTATGCGTTTGAGGTTGGTAAAGTTATAGCAAAGGACAGAGAAGGAAAAGCATGCTTAAAGAACCCCGAAATTGTTGAGATCTAA
- a CDS encoding pyridoxal phosphate-dependent aminotransferase, with protein MISDRCKNIKPSAIREIFNMANETSINLGIGEPDFDTPKHIVEAAKKALDEGRTHYTPNNGILKLREAICEKLKKDNNLDVNPNNVIVTCGASEALMLSIMALVNKGDEVLIPNPGFVSYFSLTELCEGKIKSVDLDENFNIDVDELNEKISNKTKCIILNSPSNPTGKVLDKDIIKGICEIAEDKGIIIISDEIYEKIIYDKKHYSPMQFTDNCILINGFSKAYAMTGWRIGYLAVSESLNKKYNLIENMIKIHQYGFACATSFAQYGALAALKGDQKCVEDMVKEFKRRRDLIVNGLKKFFKVYKPEGAFYVFPDVSEYGDGVEVAKKLIENGILCVPGIAFGENGKNYVRFSYATKYEDIEKALQIMDSVFG; from the coding sequence ATGATATCTGATAGGTGCAAAAACATAAAACCTTCGGCAATAAGAGAGATTTTTAACATGGCAAACGAAACCTCCATAAATTTAGGGATTGGGGAGCCGGATTTTGATACTCCAAAGCATATAGTTGAGGCAGCAAAAAAAGCCCTTGATGAAGGAAGAACTCACTACACACCAAACAACGGCATTCTCAAGTTAAGAGAGGCGATATGTGAAAAACTAAAGAAAGATAATAACTTAGATGTTAATCCAAACAATGTTATTGTAACATGCGGGGCTTCTGAGGCATTAATGCTATCAATAATGGCTTTGGTAAATAAGGGAGATGAGGTCTTAATCCCAAATCCTGGATTTGTCTCTTATTTTTCATTAACTGAGTTGTGTGAAGGGAAGATTAAATCAGTAGATTTAGATGAAAACTTTAACATAGATGTTGATGAATTAAATGAGAAAATCAGCAACAAAACAAAATGTATAATTTTAAACTCACCTTCAAATCCAACTGGAAAAGTTTTAGATAAAGACATTATTAAGGGTATATGCGAAATAGCAGAAGATAAGGGCATTATAATCATTTCAGATGAAATATATGAAAAGATAATATATGATAAGAAGCATTATTCTCCTATGCAATTCACCGATAACTGCATTTTGATAAATGGGTTCTCAAAGGCCTATGCTATGACTGGTTGGAGAATTGGCTATCTTGCTGTTAGTGAAAGTTTAAATAAAAAATACAATCTAATAGAGAACATGATAAAAATTCACCAATATGGTTTTGCTTGTGCTACATCCTTTGCCCAATATGGTGCATTGGCAGCATTGAAAGGAGACCAGAAATGTGTTGAAGATATGGTTAAGGAATTTAAAAGAAGGAGAGATTTAATAGTTAATGGATTAAAGAAGTTCTTTAAGGTCTATAAACCTGAAGGAGCATTTTATGTATTTCCAGATGTTTCAGAATATGGGGATGGTGTTGAAGTAGCAAAGAAGTTAATCGAAAATGGAATTTTATGCGTTCCTGGAATAGCGTTTGGAGAAAATGGGAAAAATTATGTAAGGTTTTCCTATGCAACAAAATATGAGGATATAGAGAAGGCATTACAAATTATGGATTCTGTGTTTGGATAA
- a CDS encoding RNA-binding domain-containing protein produces the protein MIVKIKAKVKPTEDKGKVKRAILKIFPKAELEFNEEYNYWEGETKNVDRFKELLRSQAILDAARVVLEKGIVGDYTKFFINKQAAYVGSLNFDRDVHGGIEVKIIAEENEDLMKIIKDIAPRTKNGVIINEDEEMEENEEETKEEANN, from the coding sequence ATGATAGTTAAAATAAAGGCAAAGGTAAAACCAACAGAGGATAAAGGGAAGGTAAAAAGGGCAATATTAAAAATATTCCCAAAGGCAGAATTAGAATTTAATGAGGAATATAATTATTGGGAAGGGGAAACAAAGAATGTTGATAGATTTAAAGAACTCTTAAGAAGTCAGGCAATTTTAGATGCTGCAAGGGTGGTATTGGAAAAGGGGATTGTCGGGGATTATACAAAATTTTTCATAAATAAGCAAGCGGCATATGTGGGGAGTTTGAATTTTGATAGGGATGTCCATGGAGGAATTGAGGTAAAGATAATAGCAGAGGAGAATGAGGACTTAATGAAAATTATAAAAGATATTGCCCCAAGAACTAAAAATGGAGTTATAATAAATGAAGATGAAGAAATGGAAGAAAATGAAGAAGAAACTAAAGAAGAGGCAAACAACTAA
- a CDS encoding winged helix-turn-helix transcriptional regulator: MRYVAYKIRPEEFLKNEIKNNALILEGHKIHRVRILGEVKNINIMKIISFEVDGVLVRYFGDKDLDIKEGDLVDVIGRVREHEGTKYIALEIVKKRNDDKEKWRELRNLEIEKTRKYLKYKEKDEKEEIEDELEDELFGTENVDETSEDKDVEEEILESIYGDTENEEVIKNEGIKDKILELIRENEGISLDEICDMLNMDEDEVYEIIQELIDEGEIYEPSPNKFKIL; this comes from the coding sequence ATGAGATACGTTGCCTACAAAATACGTCCAGAAGAATTTTTAAAAAATGAAATTAAAAATAATGCGCTAATTTTAGAGGGACACAAAATTCATAGAGTTAGAATTTTGGGAGAAGTAAAAAACATAAACATAATGAAAATCATCTCTTTTGAAGTTGATGGGGTTTTGGTTAGATATTTTGGGGATAAAGATTTGGATATTAAAGAGGGAGACCTCGTAGATGTGATTGGTAGGGTTAGGGAGCATGAGGGGACAAAATACATAGCGTTGGAGATTGTTAAAAAGAGGAATGATGATAAAGAAAAATGGAGAGAATTGAGGAATTTAGAGATAGAAAAAACGAGAAAATATCTAAAATATAAAGAAAAAGACGAAAAAGAGGAAATTGAAGATGAATTAGAAGATGAATTATTTGGTACTGAAAATGTTGATGAAACCTCTGAAGATAAAGATGTTGAAGAGGAAATTTTAGAAAGTATATATGGAGATACTGAAAATGAAGAAGTTATTAAAAATGAAGGTATTAAAGATAAAATATTAGAATTAATTAGAGAAAATGAAGGCATCTCTCTTGATGAAATTTGTGATATGTTGAATATGGACGAAGATGAGGTTTACGAAATCATTCAAGAATTAATTGATGAGGGTGAAATTTACGAGCCATCTCCAAACAAATTCAAAATATTGTAA